The genomic window TCCGCTTTTTAGAACCTTggtcagaataagaggaaagggagaagtgaaaaaactcacacggaatttttatttagaatacgaggaatgggagaagggtaAAAAGTCGCACGGAATGCTGATAATAATTATTTGTATGAAGACTCCATAAAAGGAATTTACGTGCATTTATGCACCAATACCGTATGTgtgtaattgaataacaattaatttaattatttaatttattaattgaataacacacacatacacgtatatttaggtaatgtttatattaatattttatttaataattaaaatatgtttttaaaatttgttagttAATTTGCATATCAGATGAACACGCTTATTTCCGTTCGATCACAtcaaattcaaaatcaaaaaactaatcaaattattttttcacctcgcctactatgcatttgaaaaatccaaatattttcaattgcatactaagcTCAATACACACAAGTGCGCAAGTTGGAAGTGTATTATATTTGTAGAAGTCGAGCCGAAATTAATACTTTgaatatgaacaaaaaaattaaaggcaattgagaagtaaagtcctctttctGCAAActaaaatcatgctctacatgtcacttatcgtacccgtcctgctatatggtgcggaaacattgaccatgacatcagatgaagcggctctgggagtgttagaGAGTTCTTCGAATGATTTACGAATTTCTACGCTATGGCGCGAGTACCaaggaagatttaatgatgagctgtacgacctttacgcagacatcaacttagtccagcaaattaaaacgctggctaggccatgttatacaaatgaaagatgacgcctggctaagtatttttatcggaaccggcctatggaagcagaggaaggcgTGCCCCACCCTCCGCCTTGTTGGATAGCCATGCCAAGCGCAAATGAAATAAGTATGACGTTTTGACCGCACCCTCAGCGGGTTAGTGGGTGTAGAATATACCTGCGGAAGTGTGCCTGTCGTACAGGTGACTAAACTACCCAATTTATTctaggggttgtgtagcgaaacCATTTCAAGGAGTTGACGGCGCAttttatagcttatccaaccaaATTATCAAACTCAcctatctttatcgctacaacaacaacaacgtttttaTCCTTATTTGTATATGAATAGAAAAAGGTAGCGTTCTCTATGATTGTATTTACACCactaatatattttatgtatcgttaatgttgttgtagcgataaggacactccccgaaggactttgggagtgttatcgatgttgatggccctttgccggatgcagatccggtacgttccggtaacaagcccaaccatctcgggaacgatttggtatggccacgtgaaaccttctaggccataccgccctcccacccctagatccatcaggagttcggggtcgccaaagACTTTAATGAATCAGaattcgccacaggtaggtgaggttgacaattgggttggagaagccataTACAAGCTCTATACATAACAAAAGCAACAAGGggttgtgtggcgcaaccctctcaaggggttgccagcgcaatatatagcttctgttgttgttgttgttgtagcggtaaggacactccccgaaggcccggggagtgttatcgatgttgatagtcctttgccggatgcagatccggtacgttccggtaccaagcccgactcTCTCGGGAACGGgtttttatgaccacatgcgaacttctaggccataccgccctcccaccccctatatccatgagcagctcggggtcgccagagcctcggctgttaatgaaacaggattcgccacggtgaggttgacatttgggtttggagaagctatatattgcgggcagccctttgaaagggttgcgctacacaaccccttgaatctgtttggtaatttagtcgcctcttacgtcaggcatacctaccgcaggtatgtatattctaagccccctaacccgctggggtatgtaTCGGTAATCAAAACTATGAGCAAAATAAATTGGAGGATTACATAACTGTATGCTGATATCCTCATTATGTATTCATACATACCTTTGCATACAATTCTTTATAAATCGCACTTGCTGCTAACAAAGTCTGTCGACTAATATGCGCTGGCCTATTGAAAGCAGCATTATTCTCCGCCATCCCTTTCAAATCCCACATAAGCTCAAACATGGTTGGAAATCCTACAACAATTTCATCAGTATCAATGGTTAACATGGTAAAACCAGCACGATTCAATAATGCACCAATATCCCTTATCTGCTCTGAAAGAAagttaaaatagaaaaaaaaacgctattATTCAAGTTCGTCAGCAGTTCTTGTATGCAGTACCTGCGCAAATGGTGATATATGCGGCGCTATCCCACCTTTACGTTCTATCTCAGCCAATTGTAGCGATGAGCGTAACTCATACAGTGTATCACCACCGAATAGCGATGCTATGAAAACACCATCGGGTTTCAAACTTTTTATGACACGGGAAAAGCAGCTAGGTAAGTCATTAACCCAATGCAAACTCAAACTTGATATAACTAAATCCAATGAACTGTCAGGAAACTGTTGGTGAGCAAGATTTGAGtatttataaatacataaaatgttACGCAAGTGATTAAACATTACATCCAATTGCTCTTCATCCACTTCTAGTCTGGTCATCTTAAGACCTGGTGTTCCTTGTGCTTGTGCCAACATTGTGGGGCTTGTGTCGCACAAAGTCAAATGTTGCACACTTTCGGCCATAATATGTTTGGATAGAAAGCCACGACTACAACCAATATCCGCGGCATTACCAAATTCCCGCTTAATATCTAAAATGCGATCAGCCAAACGAAAACCAACTTCTTCCTTGAGGTAGTCATAAAGCTTTACGTCGGGACTGCGAAGAAGGAGTATGTATTTTAAATTTCGATTTGTTCCTACTTACTTTCGCGCTGCACGTTCCTTTTGCAAGCGTTTAGCATTTCTATCAAAAATGTTGTGATAGGTTGCTTGTGTGCTGTAATGGTTGGTCAAACGAGTGCGCCAATTTGCTTTAGTTTTTGTGTTTACATGCGAATTCGATTTACACAATTGCAGAAATTTCTGCGAACATAATTGGTGAATATCTTTTAACATGTGGCTTAATTATTGAAAACCGACCATAAGTTAATTTAAAGAACAGAAATAGTTATCAACCTCGTAATCTTTGTATGAACAGCTGGGAGCAGTAATAACAGCTGATGTCATCAGTGCAGCTGATTGTCTTGGCCATTGCGTTGCCAACGGAAACCAAAATGAATAATTACCGAAAAACATTTTTAGCGTAATTCCGTTCTTGTGCTTTCACCGGAGTGGAAGTGCAGTGCTAGCCTCGGCTCAACCAAATAAATTTGGGCTTGAATTGGTTGAGCCGAAATCTATAATGGACCTAAGGGTGGCACATGCACTCCATTCTGGTGAATTGGCGGAGTTGGGATGTACAATGCTTCCCTAAACTCGAGTTAGGGAAAGCTTTTGCCTCCCAACAGGAAGTATTCTAATGGCGTGACGCCACATAAcgggaaaataaaattaaaaagaagtgaAGAAAGAAAAAACGAACATAACGGAACAAAAAAAGAACAAGTCATAAGTGAAAATAACGGAACAAAAAACCGATGACAACACGCcacatattgaaataaaatacaaaattgaaaGTGAACTAACGGAACAGTGAAAATAACGGAACAGTGAAGATAACGGAATAAAAAAGCATAGCAACACGCcacatattgaaataaaatagagaaaattctcGTAATTGGTGATGGCGCTTTAATTCATTGAATGGGCTAAATAATTCGATTTATAATCGACCTCCCTAGCCACGGTGCGGGAGTTAATTTacccctaaaaaaaaaaaatttcagcgtAACGATCAGCGCATGACGAAATAAAATTTCAGGTGTTTGCATTCCATTGACGTTTTCcgttattctgacaagttcggcatacATAATTTAGAGGGTTCTCTATTATACAGAActgtgttacggtctgctgctacg from Eurosta solidaginis isolate ZX-2024a chromosome 3, ASM4086904v1, whole genome shotgun sequence includes these protein-coding regions:
- the LOC137243070 gene encoding arginine-hydroxylase NDUFAF5, mitochondrial isoform X4, coding for MLKDIHQLCSQKFLQLCKSNSHVNTKTKANWRTRLTNHYSTQATYHNIFDRNAKRLQKERAARNPDVKLYDYLKEEVGFRLADRILDIKREFGNAADIGCSRGFLSKHIMAESVQHLTLCDTSPTMLAQAQGTPGLKMTRLEVDEEQLDFPDSSLDLVISSLSLHWVNDLPSCFSRVIKSLKPDGVFIASLFGGDTLYELRSSLQLAEIERKGGIAPHISPFAQIRDIGALLNRAGFTMLTIDTDEIVVGFPTMFELMWDLKGMAENNAAFNRPAHISRQTLLAASAIYKELYAKDDGVTGTFQIIYFVGWKPGPNQPKPLERGSGNISLKDLGKIIETGADFEKSFALPLLFTIPS
- the LOC137243070 gene encoding arginine-hydroxylase NDUFAF5, mitochondrial isoform X2 encodes the protein MLKDIHQLCSQKFLQLCKSNSHVNTKTKANWRTRLTNHYSTQATYHNIFDRNAKRLQKERAARNPDVKLYDYLKEEVGFRLADRILDIKREFGNAADIGCSRGFLSKHIMAESVQHLTLCDTSPTMLAQAQGTPGLKMTRLEVDEEQLDFPDSSLDLVISSLSLHWVNDLPSCFSRVIKSLKPDGVFIASLFGGDTLYELRSSLQLAEIERKGGIAPHISPFAQIRDIGALLNRAGFTMLTIDTDEIVVGFPTMFELMWDLKGMAENNAAFNRPAHISRQTLLAASAIYKELYAKDDGVTGTFQIIYFVGWKPGPNQPKPLERGSGNISLKDLGKIIETGGQKQHVDVEVLGRICPAKVSNTYLKASLLSRKFFLNINKKISH
- the LOC137243070 gene encoding arginine-hydroxylase NDUFAF5, mitochondrial isoform X1, translated to MLKDIHQLCSQKFLQLCKSNSHVNTKTKANWRTRLTNHYSTQATYHNIFDRNAKRLQKERAARNPDVKLYDYLKEEVGFRLADRILDIKREFGNAADIGCSRGFLSKHIMAESVQHLTLCDTSPTMLAQAQGTPGLKMTRLEVDEEQLDFPDSSLDLVISSLSLHWVNDLPSCFSRVIKSLKPDGVFIASLFGGDTLYELRSSLQLAEIERKGGIAPHISPFAQIRDIGALLNRAGFTMLTIDTDEIVVGFPTMFELMWDLKGMAENNAAFNRPAHISRQTLLAASAIYKELYAKDDGVTGTFQIIYFVGWKPGPNQPKPLERGSGNISLKDLGKIIETGVVDKGNKSAWITLALFEEWFRKTFVPEVKEFLCAENLPEKVLLLLDNAPCHSKKESDCDLTDGEVTNNVVINRRKLHRKKLYQHTI
- the LOC137243070 gene encoding arginine-hydroxylase NDUFAF5, mitochondrial isoform X3, with the translated sequence MLKDIHQLCSQKFLQLCKSNSHVNTKTKANWRTRLTNHYSTQATYHNIFDRNAKRLQKERAARNPDVKLYDYLKEEVGFRLADRILDIKREFGNAADIGCSRGFLSKHIMAESVQHLTLCDTSPTMLAQAQGTPGLKMTRLEVDEEQLDFPDSSLDLVISSLSLHWVNDLPSCFSRVIKSLKPDGVFIASLFGGDTLYELRSSLQLAEIERKGGIAPHISPFAQIRDIGALLNRAGFTMLTIDTDEIVVGFPTMFELMWDLKGMAENNAAFNRPAHISRQTLLAASAIYKELYAKDDGVTGTFQIIYFVGWKPGPNQPKPLERGSGNISLKDLGKIIETGARTRYTVPMNLVSFGSFCLIELLCAQKELPLQDIKSERKE